A region of Selenomonadales bacterium 4137-cl DNA encodes the following proteins:
- the groL gene encoding chaperonin GroEL (60 kDa chaperone family; promotes refolding of misfolded polypeptides especially under stressful conditions; forms two stacked rings of heptamers to form a barrel-shaped 14mer; ends can be capped by GroES; misfolded proteins enter the barrel where they are refolded when GroES binds) encodes MAKQIIFDEEARRALERGVNALANTVKVTLGPKGRNVVLDKKFGAPTITNDGVTIAKEIDLEDPFENMGAQLVKVVATKTNDVAGDGTTTATLLAQAMIHEGMRNVAAGANPMIIKKGIERAVNSLVDEIKKDAKKVETQEAIAQVASISASDTEIGKLIAEAMEKVGKDGVITVEESKTMGTDLEVVEGMQFDRGYISPHMITDIDKMEAVLNEPYILITDRKIGAVADLLPLLEKVVKQGKELLIIAEDVEGEALATLVVNKLRGTFRAVAVKAPGFGDRRKAMLEDIAILTGGNVITEELGRKLDSVEISDLGKARLVRVAKEETTIVEGSGSADKIKGRVNQIKAQIEETTSDYDKEKLQERLAKLAGGVAVIRVGAATEVELKEKKLRIEDALNATRAAVEEGIVPGGGTALIDALPVLDKVAASGDEATGVAIVKRAVEEPLRQIANNAGLEGSVIVENAKKAGKGIGFNALTEEYTDMIAAGIVDPVKVTRSALQNAASIAAMVLTTETLVADKPKKEPPPMPSGGMDGMM; translated from the coding sequence ATGGCGAAGCAGATTATTTTTGACGAAGAAGCGCGCCGGGCGCTGGAAAGAGGCGTCAATGCGCTGGCGAACACCGTAAAAGTCACTTTGGGCCCCAAAGGTCGCAACGTCGTGCTCGACAAAAAATTCGGGGCGCCTACTATCACTAACGACGGCGTAACCATCGCCAAGGAGATCGACCTGGAAGACCCTTTCGAGAATATGGGAGCGCAACTCGTTAAAGTCGTTGCCACAAAAACGAACGACGTTGCCGGGGACGGAACCACCACCGCCACCTTGCTGGCTCAGGCCATGATTCACGAAGGTATGCGCAATGTGGCCGCAGGCGCCAACCCGATGATCATTAAGAAAGGTATTGAGCGTGCAGTCAATTCGCTGGTAGACGAGATTAAGAAGGACGCCAAAAAAGTCGAGACCCAGGAAGCCATTGCCCAGGTTGCTTCGATTTCAGCGTCCGATACGGAAATCGGCAAGTTGATTGCCGAAGCTATGGAGAAAGTCGGCAAAGACGGAGTTATCACCGTTGAAGAATCCAAGACGATGGGTACCGACCTCGAGGTCGTGGAAGGCATGCAGTTCGACCGCGGCTACATATCGCCGCACATGATTACTGATATCGACAAGATGGAGGCTGTGCTCAACGAGCCTTACATCCTTATCACCGACCGCAAGATCGGTGCGGTCGCCGACTTGCTTCCCCTGCTGGAAAAAGTCGTCAAACAAGGCAAAGAACTTTTGATCATTGCCGAAGATGTCGAAGGCGAAGCGCTCGCCACCCTTGTCGTCAATAAACTCCGCGGCACTTTCCGGGCCGTTGCCGTAAAGGCCCCCGGATTTGGCGATCGCCGCAAGGCCATGTTGGAAGATATCGCTATCCTGACCGGCGGCAACGTGATCACCGAGGAACTCGGCCGCAAGCTGGACAGTGTCGAAATCAGCGACCTTGGCAAGGCCCGTCTGGTTCGCGTGGCCAAGGAAGAAACCACGATTGTCGAAGGCTCCGGTTCCGCTGATAAAATCAAGGGCCGTGTCAACCAGATCAAAGCGCAGATCGAAGAAACTACCTCCGACTACGATAAGGAAAAGCTGCAGGAGCGTCTGGCTAAATTGGCCGGCGGCGTAGCCGTTATCCGTGTCGGCGCCGCTACCGAGGTGGAACTGAAAGAAAAGAAACTCCGTATTGAAGACGCGCTCAACGCGACCCGCGCCGCGGTTGAGGAAGGAATTGTCCCCGGCGGCGGCACGGCCCTTATCGATGCTTTGCCTGTTCTCGACAAGGTGGCGGCTTCCGGTGACGAAGCGACCGGCGTAGCCATCGTAAAACGCGCCGTAGAAGAGCCGCTGCGGCAGATCGCCAACAACGCCGGCCTTGAAGGTTCAGTCATTGTTGAAAACGCCAAAAAAGCAGGCAAGGGAATTGGGTTCAATGCTCTGACGGAAGAATACACCGACATGATTGCCGCCGGTATCGTCGATCCGGTCAAGGTAACCCGCTCTGCCCTGCAAAATGCGGCCAGCATCGCCGCCATGGTTCTTACCACCGAGACCTTGGTTGCCGACAAGCCGAAAAAAGAACCGCCACCTATGCCTAGCGGCGGCATGGACGGGATGATGTAG
- a CDS encoding SWIM zinc finger family protein has product MSTTGIDTLVKVKHWAQWPTDLHNKPEQIKRQISANKAKHQPLEVNMETQTGTFAGSGKKPYSTTLSKCNCNDFVKRKLPCKHIYSLANYLGYIELYKPETEYDESMVLLRAYEPTDDWGKWDPGVHKVWSQKARYHRAFEEEFDIADFSKENQFAKINGYSVSLESCSCPDFHERQFPCKHIYRLAAELELIEEPKTASRQYEIPEGAAMITIKL; this is encoded by the coding sequence ATGAGCACAACCGGTATAGATACTTTGGTAAAAGTTAAGCATTGGGCACAGTGGCCTACAGATTTGCATAACAAACCCGAACAAATAAAGAGACAGATTTCCGCGAACAAGGCTAAGCATCAACCATTAGAAGTTAATATGGAGACACAGACGGGTACCTTTGCTGGTTCCGGCAAAAAGCCCTATTCAACAACTTTAAGCAAGTGTAACTGTAATGATTTTGTGAAAAGAAAGTTGCCCTGCAAGCATATATACAGCCTTGCAAACTATCTTGGGTATATTGAACTTTATAAGCCAGAAACTGAATATGATGAGAGCATGGTATTACTGCGAGCATATGAACCGACCGATGATTGGGGCAAATGGGACCCTGGCGTACACAAGGTCTGGAGTCAAAAAGCCCGATATCATAGAGCATTTGAAGAAGAATTCGATATTGCTGACTTTTCGAAGGAGAATCAGTTCGCCAAGATTAATGGGTATTCAGTTTCACTCGAATCATGTTCATGCCCGGACTTTCATGAGCGCCAATTTCCGTGCAAACATATTTATCGTCTTGCCGCAGAACTGGAGTTGATCGAAGAACCTAAAACAGCGTCCCGCCAATACGAAATCCCGGAAGGCGCAGCTATGATCACTATAAAGCTATAG
- a CDS encoding RNA polymerase subunit sigma-24, which translates to MTNGQRQKIKMLRYQGVGYGKIAKATGLSRDSVRNYCIREGLNGYASELVTEYREVLKEEMLFVVCLNCGMKLEQKSCGRKRKYCSLSCKREWEKDHRTAYVLNCEYCGKEFKALGVSWRKFCSQECYRRDRFWREEDAAEVAQKILQFKKINHLPVWLRELLLSDAEE; encoded by the coding sequence ATGACAAATGGACAAAGACAAAAGATTAAAATGTTGCGGTACCAAGGTGTTGGGTATGGAAAAATAGCAAAGGCTACAGGGCTATCAAGAGATTCGGTTAGGAATTATTGTATTAGAGAAGGCTTAAATGGCTATGCATCAGAGTTGGTGACGGAATACCGCGAAGTATTGAAAGAGGAAATGCTTTTTGTTGTTTGCCTTAATTGCGGCATGAAGCTTGAACAAAAAAGTTGCGGGCGGAAACGCAAATATTGTTCATTAAGTTGTAAAAGAGAATGGGAAAAGGACCACCGAACGGCATATGTTCTTAACTGTGAATATTGCGGGAAAGAATTCAAAGCGTTAGGGGTCAGCTGGCGCAAGTTTTGTAGCCAAGAATGTTATCGTAGAGATCGCTTTTGGCGGGAGGAAGATGCCGCAGAGGTTGCTCAGAAAATTTTACAGTTTAAAAAGATAAATCATTTGCCGGTGTGGCTTAGAGAGTTGTTGCTATCGGATGCTGAGGAATGA
- the groES gene encoding co-chaperone GroES, producing MIKPLGDRVVVKALEREEKTKSGIVLPDTAKEKPQEGKIVAVGTGKLLENGQRVPLDVKEGDKVVFSKYGGTEIKIDGQDYLILSERDVLAIVE from the coding sequence ATGATCAAGCCGTTGGGCGACAGAGTTGTTGTCAAAGCTTTGGAAAGAGAAGAAAAAACCAAGAGTGGTATCGTCCTTCCCGATACTGCCAAGGAGAAGCCCCAGGAAGGCAAGATTGTCGCGGTAGGTACCGGCAAACTTTTGGAAAACGGGCAGCGCGTGCCCCTCGACGTAAAAGAAGGCGACAAGGTTGTTTTCTCTAAGTACGGAGGAACCGAAATCAAAATCGATGGACAGGACTATTTAATCCTCAGCGAGCGGGATGTCCTGGCTATTGTTGAATAG
- a CDS encoding helix-turn-helix transcriptional regulator: MDHNKGLSTQQVADILHVSKSTIYDLIKKGEITSYKVGRKVRFTQEDVDDYIARARSLQAASAAKTYLPNDLMVGANQSSQNFIICGQDVILDVLSNYLRLNGISALRAYIGSYDSLVSLYQGKVQVTASHLWDGDTDEYNVPYVRRLLPGIPAVVIHLTCRVQGFYVAKGNPKNIRTWSDLARDDVAMINREKGAGSRVLLDENLRLLGLSGAQINGYYNETSSHLTVASAVSSGEADVAIGNEKIARQVDNIDFIPVKKERYQLIVKKEDLNSHEVMTMLKIIRSATFKKEFANIGGYDTTDIGQIVAET, encoded by the coding sequence ATGGATCATAATAAAGGGCTGTCCACACAGCAGGTGGCAGATATTCTACATGTGAGCAAAAGCACAATCTATGATTTGATTAAAAAAGGCGAAATCACATCCTATAAAGTGGGGCGTAAGGTTCGCTTTACCCAGGAAGATGTAGATGACTATATCGCAAGGGCAAGGAGTCTGCAGGCAGCATCAGCAGCGAAAACTTATCTTCCAAATGATTTGATGGTTGGAGCCAATCAAAGTAGCCAAAATTTTATTATTTGTGGACAAGATGTTATCTTAGATGTTCTGTCAAACTATCTGCGGCTAAACGGCATATCTGCACTGCGTGCGTATATCGGCAGCTATGATAGCCTAGTCTCCCTATATCAGGGGAAGGTTCAGGTTACTGCGTCTCATCTTTGGGATGGCGACACAGACGAATATAATGTTCCTTATGTTCGGAGGCTGCTCCCTGGGATTCCGGCAGTTGTAATCCATTTGACTTGTAGGGTGCAGGGATTCTATGTTGCAAAAGGGAACCCCAAAAATATTAGGACGTGGAGCGATCTGGCACGAGATGATGTTGCTATGATTAACAGGGAAAAAGGAGCAGGCTCCAGGGTGCTGTTAGATGAAAATCTTCGACTGCTTGGCCTTAGTGGCGCTCAAATCAACGGGTACTACAATGAAACTTCATCGCATTTGACAGTAGCTAGTGCGGTGAGTAGCGGAGAAGCAGATGTTGCAATCGGAAACGAAAAAATCGCAAGGCAAGTGGATAATATTGATTTTATTCCAGTAAAAAAAGAACGTTATCAACTTATTGTAAAAAAAGAAGACCTCAATTCACATGAGGTCATGACCATGCTAAAGATTATCCGTTCCGCAACATTCAAGAAAGAATTTGCCAACATTGGGGGGTACGACACAACTGACATTGGGCAAATTGTGGCTGAAACATAA
- a CDS encoding HNH endonuclease → MSRDNFDMTTKETLAKRVGFRCSNPNCRKLTSGPQIDSAGSINIGVAAHISAASLGGPRYDSQLTSEERKSIDNGIWLCQNCAKLIDNDSVLYSSDILLEWKHLSEKAALLEIQNNGVINLVDDREIIKFFAQCFDRPAFQDPFDQEGSMENFDKAIEDTITAINTGALRARDGGVLQKSKGKAYLSNPLWRRKMDAIGDLLRALRERYELAVRTNDIHLGSTSDERQFYCINDRQLGAWFDLTRAEILKIFSEICGEAGISSEFQFPRHRRFWRDR, encoded by the coding sequence ATGAGTCGTGACAATTTTGACATGACTACAAAGGAAACGCTTGCTAAACGAGTCGGTTTTAGATGCTCCAACCCTAATTGTAGAAAATTAACTAGCGGTCCGCAAATAGATTCAGCAGGATCAATTAATATTGGCGTTGCGGCACATATAAGCGCAGCATCTTTAGGTGGTCCAAGATATGATTCTCAGCTAACCTCAGAAGAAAGAAAATCAATTGACAATGGCATATGGCTTTGCCAAAATTGTGCCAAACTGATTGATAATGATTCAGTACTATATTCCAGTGATATTTTGCTTGAATGGAAGCATCTCTCAGAAAAAGCTGCTCTGTTAGAAATACAAAATAATGGCGTGATTAATCTTGTAGATGATCGAGAAATAATTAAATTTTTTGCGCAATGTTTTGACCGTCCAGCGTTTCAAGATCCATTTGATCAAGAAGGGTCAATGGAGAATTTTGATAAAGCTATAGAAGATACTATCACTGCTATTAATACAGGGGCACTAAGAGCAAGGGATGGGGGAGTACTTCAAAAATCAAAGGGGAAAGCCTATTTATCTAATCCATTATGGCGCAGGAAAATGGACGCCATTGGCGATTTACTACGCGCATTACGCGAAAGGTATGAACTAGCTGTAAGGACTAATGATATCCATCTGGGTTCGACAAGTGATGAACGACAGTTTTACTGTATTAACGACAGGCAATTAGGTGCTTGGTTTGATTTGACGCGTGCTGAAATACTAAAAATATTTTCGGAAATATGCGGTGAAGCCGGGATTTCTAGTGAGTTTCAATTCCCACGGCATAGGCGATTTTGGCGGGATAGGTAA
- a CDS encoding nicotinate phosphoribosyltransferase — MGLLTDLYQLRMMQGYYKTGKADDITVFERFYRINPYGSAYTIVAGVDHALDYLENLSFTADDIAYLKTLGGFQEDFLRYLQSFRFTGDVYAMPEGSVAFPGEPLFIVKARRIEAQLVETALSTFLNHESLIATKASRVRWAAKDDPVLEFGLRRAQGMDAGVFGARAAIIGGCDATSNVLAGKMFGAKVVGTMAHSWVMSFASEFEAFERFIELYPENAILVVDTFDTLTSGVPNAIKAFQLAKSRGIKLLRYGIRLDSGDLAYLSGEARRMLDSEGFTNAIISASNDLDEHLVQELKTQGAKITEWGVGTKLITGDGCAALGGVYKLAAEYDKAGNEIPKLKISENPEKVTNPGTKAVYRIYDKATGKIKVELITLRQESLSEIETLTVADETHPWKKMTLRAGSYEKREMLSLVMQGGRRLIPVANLAAIQAYTARELKTLWDESRRLVNPHPVKVDLSNVLCSLKKELINGMHGK; from the coding sequence CTGGGGCTTTTAACCGATCTCTATCAGCTCAGGATGATGCAGGGGTATTATAAAACCGGTAAAGCCGACGATATCACGGTGTTCGAACGGTTTTACCGCATAAATCCTTATGGGAGTGCATACACGATCGTTGCCGGTGTCGATCATGCCCTGGATTATTTGGAAAACCTCTCTTTTACCGCCGATGATATCGCCTATCTCAAAACACTGGGAGGCTTTCAGGAAGATTTTCTGCGCTATCTGCAGTCGTTTCGATTTACTGGTGATGTCTATGCGATGCCGGAAGGATCGGTGGCCTTTCCCGGTGAACCGCTCTTTATTGTAAAGGCGCGTCGTATCGAAGCGCAATTGGTGGAAACAGCGCTCTCAACCTTTCTCAATCATGAAAGCCTTATTGCTACGAAAGCGAGCCGGGTTCGTTGGGCCGCCAAGGACGACCCTGTGCTGGAATTTGGCCTTCGCAGGGCCCAAGGTATGGACGCAGGTGTGTTTGGCGCCCGAGCGGCGATAATCGGCGGGTGTGACGCTACATCCAACGTACTCGCCGGGAAAATGTTCGGCGCAAAGGTCGTCGGGACGATGGCCCACAGCTGGGTCATGTCGTTCGCCAGCGAATTTGAAGCTTTTGAACGGTTTATCGAGCTTTATCCCGAAAACGCCATACTGGTTGTTGACACCTTTGACACGCTAACATCGGGTGTGCCGAACGCAATAAAAGCGTTCCAACTCGCTAAGAGCCGCGGCATTAAGCTGTTGCGTTACGGAATTCGTTTAGACAGCGGGGATCTCGCCTACCTTTCCGGCGAAGCCCGGCGTATGTTGGACTCCGAAGGGTTTACCAATGCGATTATCAGTGCTTCCAATGACCTTGACGAGCATCTCGTTCAAGAACTTAAAACTCAGGGGGCCAAAATTACAGAATGGGGCGTCGGTACCAAGCTTATTACCGGCGATGGTTGTGCGGCCCTCGGCGGGGTATACAAGCTTGCCGCCGAATATGATAAGGCAGGCAACGAAATCCCCAAACTGAAGATCTCGGAAAACCCTGAAAAGGTTACCAATCCGGGGACAAAAGCCGTCTATCGGATTTATGACAAGGCAACAGGGAAAATTAAGGTTGAACTAATTACTCTGAGACAGGAGTCGCTTAGCGAGATAGAAACCTTGACAGTGGCTGACGAAACCCACCCATGGAAAAAGATGACTTTAAGGGCGGGGAGTTATGAAAAACGAGAAATGCTGTCCCTTGTCATGCAAGGCGGTAGACGGCTCATCCCGGTTGCTAACCTCGCCGCTATTCAGGCATATACCGCGCGTGAACTGAAAACTCTCTGGGACGAATCCCGCAGGCTGGTTAACCCGCATCCCGTCAAAGTCGACCTTTCAAATGTTCTTTGTAGCCTGAAAAAAGAGCTTATTAATGGCATGCATGGGAAATAG